DNA sequence from the Rhodanobacteraceae bacterium genome:
CCCTTTTTCGACGCGATAGAGGTGCGGCGCGATCGCGACGGCGTGGGCGCCCGCAAACTTCAGGAAGTGGGCCTCAGAGCGCTCCGACATGGCTCCGGGGGCGGCGTGGGCAAACTGGGCCAGCGCCAAGGACAGGGCCAACAGGGACTGCTTGTAGTGATGCATGGATGACTCCGATAGGTCGGGAATGTCCGACACTGAACTACGCGGCGCGGACCATCGGATTCGATCACGGGGTGATCATCCAGGACGCGAGGTTGGCGCCGGACGGGATCCACGCCGCGGCTCGGCCGGACCACGGCCGAGCCGCGGCCATCACGCCTGCGCCAGGTTCAGCTCTGTCGACGCCGGAATGACGCCGCCTCGAGATCCCGGAAGAGACCACAGGCCGTCGCGTTGGGCTGCGCCAGCAACGGGAGTCCCTGGGGATGAGTTGCCGTGATGCCGCCATTGCCACCACCACCATTGCCGAGGCAGTCGCTGATGCACTGCGCCCGCTCTTCCTCGCAGTAGGGGTCCTTGAGAGGAATCACGCTGGGATCGCGTGGGTCGGAGATGGTGCAATCGCCAAACCGGGAGAGACATCCCAGCACGCAGAGTCCATCGAGAATGGGGCCGATGATGGGCGCAGCCGGCGCTGACGGAGCACCCAGCGCGAGGGCGAGGATGAGCAGGGCAAGCGTTCGTTTCATGTCTGATCTCTCTGTCGAAGTGAACACGCGGGCCTGCGTGGACCGCGATGGAAGCCGTCGGCTTCGAGGACTAAGGCGTCTTCCGGCAGGCAAGGACGCCACGCGCGATCTGCGTGGGGACGATCTGGCTCCCCGATGCGACCTCCGTCCAGAGCGATGGCGTATTGCGCGGCCAAAGACCGCTTGTCTGGGGCACACGTCCCGGAGACTGGAAAATGTTCAAGCATCTGTGCCGCTTGCTTGTGCTGGGCCTGCTCGGCCCCGCGCAATGCGCCATGGCCGCGACCTACTGCGTCAACTTCGCGGCCAGTGATGCCGCACGCACCCATTCCACGGTGCACGACGCGATCCTCAGTGCCGAGAGCAACGGCCCCGGCGAGGACACGATCAAGCTCAGCACCGGAACACATCTGGCCGAACCGGTGTCGATCTCCGGCCAGGTCCGCATCGTCGGCGGCTACACCAACTGCTCCGCCAGCACGCCATCCAATACTTCGCGAATCGACGGTGGCAATTTCAACGGCTCGATCTTTCGCATCGTGCAGTTCATCAGCGCGCCGCGCCTGTACCTGGAGCGCGTCGGACTGACCAACGGCGACGACAGCGACGATGGCCTGGGCGGCGCCATCGAGGCCCGCGGTCCCGGAACCGTCGTGGAGTTCGGCCCGGACAGCGGTGCATTCACCAACAGCGCCAGCGGCAGCGGCGGCGCCATCCATCTCACCGGGGCCACGCTGCTCCTGGGTCACGGATCATTGCTGGACAACAATGCCGCCGGGGGCGATGGCGGCGCCATCTATTGCGACGGCGGACGTGTGCTCCAGGGCGTCGAGGGCAACACCACCCAGACCAGCACCTGGCGCAACAATCGCGCCGGTCGCGATGGCGGTGCGCTGGCGGCAGTCAACGGATGCACTGTCGAACTCTTCGGTGGCAGCGCGGTTTCGATTTCCGGCAACACCTCGATTGGGTCAGGCGGCGCATTCCTGTTGTTGAACTCCAGCCTGAGCGCGCGGCTGGGCACGCTGATCTCCGGCAACTCGGCTTCGGAGCATGGCGGCGGCATCTATTGCGGCGGCGTGACCACGTTGGCGCCCAGCCAGGTCAACCTGATCGACTCGGGCGTGCAGAGCAACACCGCGGCCCTCGATGGCGGCGGCATGCGCGGCGCACAGGCATGTACGCTCAGCTTGTCGGGCGCGACCCTGGTTGCTTCGAACCAGGCGACGCGTGGCGGCGGCGCCGCGCTGGCCGACGCGGCAACGCTGATGGCGAATCGCAGCGCGCCGGGCGGTCCGCTGGTGCAAGTTCCGGCATCGGCGGGACCGCGGATCATCCTGAACCGTGCCTGCGGCGGCGGCGCGGGGATTCAAGCCAGCGGTGCGGCCCGCATCCGCTTGCGGGGGGCGGTGGTCAGCGGCAACCTTTCGATCGGCACCAGCACCTGCGGGAGCGAGGGCGGCGGCGGCATCCTGATGCAGTCCACCACTGGCGATGCGCAACTGCTGATCTCATTGCATGACAGCTGCCCGGACGACGAACCCTGCAACCAGATCAACGACAACCTCGTCGACAACACCAGCGCCGGGAACGCCTCTTTGGGGTTCGAAGCAAGGGGCGGCGGCCTCGTGGTGCAGTCAGGATCTGTCTGCCTGATCGAGAACGCAACGCTGACGGGCAACCGTGCCCTCGCGCGCAACGGGACCTTGATTCCCAACGACGACCGCGCTGACGGCGCCGCCCTGCAATTGGTCGACTGCACCAGGCTGACCTTGCGTCATGCCGTGATCGCCGGGAACACCGGCGACGGCGAGTTGGCCTCGATCCTGTACCTCGGCGCGAATGCCTTGCTGGACTACGTGACGATCGCTCGCAACATCCTCAATACCAGAGTCATCAATGGCGGCGCGCTGATCAGTCGACCGGTCACAGGTACCGGCGTGACCATCCGAAGTTCGATCCTCGACGACACGGACTTCAAACTGCTGGACGTGAACGGCGGCAGCCCCATGCTGGTCGCCGCCGACTGCTCCCTGGTGCGCAGGATCGGGGAACTGCCCAACCAGACCCGTCTGACCTCCCTGCCGGCCGTGTTCGTGGACCCGCTCAACGGCGACTTCCGTCCAGCCCCCAATGGTCCGCAGATCGACTACTGCGACGGGCCCACCGGTCAGGGTCTGGAATACGATCTGGACCTTGCCTCGCGTGGCCTGCCCAATCCGTCGATCGTGCAGGGATTCGGCAACTACGATGCCGGCGCCTACGAATCGAAAGTGATCGACGATCTGCTGCTGCGTACCGGATTCGAGTAAGTGCTCACGCTTCTGGCAGGCCCGCCGCACCGGGCCCGGCGAGCGACTGGCGCACAGCCACGCTGCACGTGCATCCTGACGCACCAACGCCGCGACCCTGGCTGATGACGCAACCCGAGCACACCGTCGATCTGCGCTTCGCCCGCCTCTACGAGGAACTGAAGCGGCTGGCGCGGCACAAACGCATCGCGTCCGAGCAGACCCTCAACACCACCGGCATCGTCCACGAGCTTTACCTCTCGATGGTCGATGGCGGCGACCTGGAGTTCGAGCACCCGCGCCAGTTTTATGCCTACGCCGGGCGCGCCATCCGCCACATGCTGATCGACCGCGCCCGATCGCGCGAGCGCATGCGCCGTGGCGGCGACCTGCAAAGGGTCGATCTGGACGCGGTGTCCGAGAACGAGTTCGCCGCCGATCCGCGGCGTCTGCTCGAAATCGACCGGGCCCTGGATGCATTGGCAGTGACTGATCGGCGTGCGGCCGAGGTCTTCGAGCTGCATTATTTTGCGGGGCAGACGCTGACGCGCATCGCCGAATTGCTGGGTTTGTCGCTGCGCACGGTCGACCGCGACTGGCAGTTCGCGCGGGCCTTTCTCCAGATGCAACTCGGTTGAGCCATGCAGACCACCACCGATGCGCTGCGAAGCTGGTTCGACCGCTACCGGGCAGTGGCCCAGAGCGAGCGCACCGCCTGGCTGGCTGCGCAGCCGCTGGACCCGGCGCTGCGCGGCGACCTTGAACGCCTGATTGCCGCCAGCGAGCACAGCGGCGTGCTGGATGTGCCCATCGGCGAGTGGATGCTGGCGCTGGAGGAGGATGGCGGCGGCGACGACGCCATCGGCAGCGAAATCGGCGGCTATCGCCTGCTGCGTGCGCTCGGTTCCGGCGGGATGGGCGCGGTCTACCTGGCCGAACGTGCCGACAAGGACTTCCAGCAGCAGGTCGCGATCAAATTCCTCCACCGCGGGCTGCACACGCCGCAGCAGCGCTCGCTGTTCCGGCGCGAGCGGCGGATCCTGGCGAGCCTGAACCACCCGAACATCGCCCGGTTGATCGACGGCGGCGTCACCGATGGCACGCCGTACCTGGTGATGGAATATGTCGACGGCACGGCGATCACCGAACACTGCACGCGCAGCGCGATGCCGCTGCGCGCCCGCCTGGGCCTGTTCGTGTCGGTCTGTCGCGCGGTGGCCGCCGCGCACGCCGCGCTGATCGTCCATCGCGACATCAAGCCGGCCAACGTGCTGGTGAGTGCCACAGGTGAGGTCAAGCTGCTCGACTTCGGCATCGCCAAGCTGCTCGACGACAGCGATTTCGCCACCCAGACCGCGCGGGCGCTGATGACGCTGGTCTACGCATCGCCCGAGCAGCGTCGCGGCGAGAACGTGACGACCTATTCGGATGTGTACTCGCTCGGGGTGCTGCTGCACGAGCTGCTGCTCGGATCGCGCCCCGATCTGGAAGGCCTCAAGGCGCGGCCATCGACCCAGGCGACCACCCGCCCGGAAAGCGAGTTCGAGTGCGGCCGGTTGCCGTCGCCACCGGCAGCACTGGCGCGTGCGCTGCGCGGCGACCTCGACAACATCCTGGCGCGCGCGCTGGCGCCGGAGCCGGCCGCGCGCTACGACGGCGCGGCCGCCCTCGCCGACGACATCGAGCGTCATCTGCGCGGCGAACCGGTGAGCGCGCATCCGCCCTCGCGCTGGTACCGGCTGCGCAAATTCGTGGCGCGGCACCGGCTGGCCAGCGCTGTGACCCTGACGCTGACGCTGGCCACCCTGCTCAGCCTGGCCCTGGCGCTGGAACAGGGCCGGCGCGCGCGCTTCGAGGCCGAACAGGCGCGCGCCCAGGCGCAGCGCGCCACGACGGTGCGCGATGTGCTGATCGACATCCTGGAAACCTCCAGCGCCGATCTGCCCGCCAACCAGAAGCCGACACCGGAAGTACTCGCGGCGATGGCGGAGAAGAAGGTGCTCGCCGATCCGCTGCTGGCGCCTGAGCTGCGCGCGGACATCCTGCTGACGCTGGCCAACATCCACCTGTCGCAGCGCGCGTTGGCCGATGCGCAAAGGGCGCTGGACGCCGCCCGGCCCTTGCTGGCGGATGGCGACCGCCTGCGCCACGCGCGGCTGGAGGCACAGCGCCTGCTGCTGGACGGCGAAGCCGAACGCGCCGCGGCACTGCTGCGCGAATGGCTGCCGACACTGGAAGCGGCGCCCCAGCCGGAAAGCGGCGATGCGCTGCAGACCCTGGCGTTCATCGAATGGGACCTCGGCGACTTCGATGCCGCGCTGCGCCTGCTGCAACTGGCCGCGAAACACCTGGAACAGACCCACGGCGTGGACAGCCTCAGGGCGATCGAGGCGCACGCCGACGTGGCCAATCACTATGCCTCGCGCCAGCAATGGGCGCAGACCGAAGCGCTGCTGACCCCGTTGCTGCAGCGCTGGGAAGCGCTGGGCCTGCCGCTCAACTCGCATTTCACCAACGACCTGGTCCAGTACGGTTACGCGCTGATGGGCCTGGGCCGCAACCAGGAGGCGGAGCATGCCCTGCGGCGCTCGCTGCAACTGCGCCAGCAGATCTTCGTGGCGCCGCATGACCGCATCGCCAACTCGCTCTCGGCGTTGGGCATGCTGGCGATCCAGCAAGGCGATTTCGCAGCCGCGATCGAGCACCGGCAGGCATCCCTGGGCATGCGCGAGGCGCTGTTCTCTGATCCGCATCCGTTGCTGGTGATCACCCGCATCCAACTCGCCGGTTCCTATCTCGCTGCCCGCGATTTCGCCGCGGCCCAGGCGCAGGCAGAACGCGCCGCGGAGAACTGCGCGACGCCGGGCTTCGACCACCCCTACTGCGCGCAGACCGCGTTGCTGCTGGCGCGGATCGCGCTGGAGAGCGAGCAACTGGAGGCGGCGGCGCGGCACGCGGCGCGCGCGCGCGACCAGGCCATCGCCACTTATGGCGAGCATGGCGCGGAGGTCGGGCGCCCGTTCCTGGTGCTGGCCCAGGTGGCCGCGCTGCGCGGCGAGCGCGACGCCGCGTTGGCGGCATTCGAGCGCGGCATTGCCGAGCTGAAGCCCCAGAGTGCCGCCGGCCGCGCCGGCCGCCTGTTGCGCGCCGACGCGCTGCTGCGTCTGGGCGATGCGGCCGGGGCCTGGCAGGACATCGAGGCGCTGGGAGCCAACGTGTCGCAGCTCGGCGCCATCGATGCCAGCCGCTACTGGACGCTGTACGCGGAACTGGGCGCCATCCGCGGCGACGCCGCCGCCGTGGAGGCTGCGCGCGCCGCGTTCGAGTCGCCCCTGCGCGACCGCGATCCGGCGTGGATCGCGCGGCGGGAAGCCATGCAGCGCTGAGCGCGAGCCTCGTTCTATCCCGTCAGGGAATCAGTGCCTGCAGCTTCCGCACCACCCACGCCGCGTCCACCGGCGCGGTGTTGCGGCAACGTGGATCGACGCAGTAGCGGTCCGGGAGCAGCAGCCGGACACCATCGAGATCCAGATGCGGCTCGGGCGCCAGGCGAAAGCCCGACTGCGCCTGCGCGAGCAGCCCCGCCCGCGCTTCGGGATCGGCGTATGCGCGCCTCAGCGCGCTTGCCAGCTCTTCGCCGTCATCCGGCCGCTCCAGCAAGGTGGGGACCCACTGCGCCTTCAGCGCCCTGCGCGCCACAGCGAGGTCGCCGCCCAGGGCATAGACGACATCGCCGACCAGCACCCCGTACAGGTTCTGCGTGGACGGCGCGGGCCAGGCATCGTCCACGGCGGCCTCGCTCTCGCGCTGCCCGTGGATCCAGGGCCGCGGCAGGGTGACCACCGGCAAGCTGGCATCGAGGTCGGCGCCGGCCAGGCCGGCGCGCAACTGCATGATCCGCTGGGCGCGTTCCAGTTGCGGGTAGCGCTGCTGTGCCAGCACGAGTTGCTGCAACCCGGCCTGGGCCTGGCCCGCGCGCAACAGGACCAGGGCGAGCAACTCCGCGCTGCTGTCCGAGCGCGCCAATGGCTCCGGCGCGCGGTCGATGAAGGACTGCACCATCTGCAGCACCTCGTCGGGCGCGTCGGTACGTGCCTGATGGGCCAGGCTCTCGACCAACTCATACGGGACGTCGGACCGCCACAATGGGCGCCAATCCGGCTGCGCCAGCAATCGCCGCAGCGCTGCCCGGGCTGCGCCAGGGTCCATTTCATCGATCTGTTCCAGGCGCTCGCGCATTCGACGCTGCAGCGCGGCGAACTCGTCCTTGCCGCCTCCCTCGCCTGTCGCCTCGCACTGGAGCGGCGCCGCCAGGTGCCGGCTGAAAGCGCGCAGCCCTTCGGCTAGCGCCAGCGCACTGGTTGGCTGCAATCGCCGATGGCCCGTGCGGCAACTCGCGTCGGCGACGAAATCGCACTCGACGGCGGGCAGCGGCAGGCGCACGCCGAGGAAATCGACTGCACTGCCCGGCCTGGCACGCAGCGAGCGCTGCAGCTCCGCCCAGGCCTGTTCCACGACCACGCGCGGATACAGGTCGTCCAGCCTTTGCCTCAGGCCGTAGGGGAAATTGGTGCAGCCCGCGAGGTGCACCTGCCAGCCTCGCCGCAGCAACCAGGCCAGCTCAGCCTGACTTCCGCGGGTGGCGGCGACCAGTTCGACCTCTGGAATCAACCACGGTAACGAAGGCGGCTTGTCCACGCTGCACTCGGTGCGTCCGGGGTGGTACAGGGGGTCAATCGCCACCGCGGGCCATTCCGAGGGCGCCGGCACGCTTCCGGTTTGCAGCCAGATGCGCACCAGCGGCGCGCAGTCGCTGGCGCACAGCCGGGCATCCAGGGCCCAGGCGCGGCGCGCGCTGACGAGTGCCAGCTGCGGCTCGCCAGCCTTGAGCTGCGCCCGCGCCCAGAGGCTCTGCCAGGGTGCCTCAGCCGCCAGCGCCGGCACCCGCTGGAGCATCGCGTCGAGCGTCGGCAGCACCTGGTCCAGGTGCGATTCGAAGGACGAATCGGCCAGGAATGCGCGGTACAACGGCCCGTCACCGTAATTCCAGTTTCGATTCCCGCTTCCCAGCAGGGCGATTTCCTGCTCCGATGCCGCCGCAGACCAGCGTGCGAGGAATCCCGGCAGCGCCTCGCGCGCATCCCTCGAAGCACGCAGCGCACGCTCGAAGCGCTCGCTGGCCAGCGCGCGGGGATTGGAGGTGTCGAAATCCTGCGCGGTCAGCGCAGCGCACCACAGCAGGCCCAGCATCGTGCAGCGGGCAAAATGGCGCAGCACGCCATCACGCATGCTGGTCACCCGGACTCTCACCGAACATTCGATAACTCATTGATCTGAAGAGCAGTTTGTCCGCAAAGGACGCGAAGGACGCAAAGAAGAGCGGAAACCGCTTTCGCTTCCTTTGCGTTCCTTTGCGGACGAGAAAAGTGGCGCGGGTCGCGAAGAAGTTCGATGCGCGAATAAGCGCACCGCCAGGGGCGACCGGAACTCTCTCACCGAACATTCGATAACTCATTGATCTGAAGAGCAGTTTGTCCGCAAAGGACGCAAAGGACGCAAAGTAGAGCCAAATCCATATCCGGATGCGGGCGCATGGCGACTCTGCGCAGCCCAAGACGCTCTTGCCATCTTTGCGTCCTTTGCGTCCTTTGCGGACAAAAACAGGCACGGGTACGCGACCGTTCGATGCGCGAATAAGCGCCCCGGCAGGGGCGACCGTCACGCCTGCACGACCTACTGCCTGGCCACCGTCGCTTCCTCGACAATGATCGGGTAGCGATAGCCGGCGCCGAAGTCCTTATCGACGTAGACCGTGCCGGTGATTGTGATCACCTCACCCACCGCGGCCTCGTCCAGGGTGGTTACGGTCAGGTCGTTGGTGCCCTTGCCCGCGTCGCCGCTGCCGTCCTGCAGGTGGACCCAGTTCTTGCCCATCACGCCGGGGTTGTACTTGACCACCTTGCCGCGGACGGTGATCCGCTGGCCGGCCAGACCCGCGCCCTGCGACCAGGTTTCCTCGACCGTGCGCGCATCGCTGTCGCTGGCCTTGGCGATCTTCTCGGCGGTGGTGGCGGTCGGCTGCGCGAGCGCCGCGTGCAGGTTGCCGTCGGCGACCGCACCCGGCGCGCTGAGCGAGCCGAAATAGATCTCGTCGAAGGTGCGCCCCAGCGTCCTGGAGGCGAACTGGCGCATGCGCATGGCCTGGTGCACGGTGACCTCGGCACCATTCTCGACCTGCGCCGCGGACACCGCGGCCCAGACCTCGCCCGCGGCGGTCTGCAGCCGCAGGTACAGGTATGGCGGTGCGGGAATCTGTTCGAGCACGCGGCCGCTCAGGCTCTCGCCCATCGGCGCGGCAGCGGACGCCGGCGTCTGCGGCGCCGCCGGCATGGCCGCCACCGCGGTGGGCTCGGAAGCATTGCTGCCACAGCCGGCAAGGACGGTCGCCAGGACCAGCAGCGAAACGGTGCGACGCATGCGGGAGTCTCCGGATACGGGCCGGCCTGGCCGGCGGAAGCCGCGATTCTACGCAGCAGCAGCGGGGCATCGCTGGTCCACGCGCAGTCCGGGCGTGCCCGATGCGGCTCGCGAGCGCATCCGGTTTGCCGGATGATCCAGCGCCATTCCACCCATCCGGAGCCTACCCGCGCATGAGCCAGCCAGTGCCATGGCGTCGCCGCCTGCTCGTGGCACTGGCAACCGTCGGCGCGGCGGAGTACGCCTGCTTCCGGCGCCGGTCCTTCCCGGCGCTTCCGCGGGGGCCAGGTCCGCATTGACGGCTGTCAAGGCAGGCTGCGGGTGTGCGCCCATGCTGACTTCAGGCTCATTCCGATCGTGAATGGAGATCAGCATGAAGACCCAGGCGGTGAGGTGCGCGAGCCCTGCCCGCGGCATTGGCTGGGAAAGGCGCCTGCCCACGGTCCTGGCGCTGTTGGTCCTGCCACTGGCCGGAACGCCATCGGCGGCGCAGGCTGCATGCGCCACGCAGCCACCGGATCTGGCCGCCTGGTGGGCGGGCGAGGACAACGCCCTCGACCAACTGGGCATCCAGCACGCCATCTTGACCAACGGCACCGGGTTCGCCGCGGGTTTCGTCGGGCGCGCCTTCCAGTTCGATGGCATCGACGATCAGATGCGGGCAGGCCTGCTTGGCGGAATCGGCCTGACGGAAACGGACCCGCTGTCCATCGCCGCCTGGGTCAATTCCGCGAACGTGGCCGCCACGACCGTGCAGGTCATTGTCGGCAACTACATGGGCGAGCAGGGTGGCAGCGGCAACTTCTCGGTCCACCTGCGAATCGGCGATGGCAATCTCGGTTTCAGCATCGACCAGCGCCAGGTGGCCGGCTCCTCGGTGTCGACGCCGATCAGCAACGGCTGGCACTTCGTGACCGCGACCTACGACGGCAACACGCTGGCGCTGTATCTCGATGGCCAGCCGAGTGGATCGACACCGCGCGGGTTCGCCGGTTCGGTGGCGAACACGCGCGGCTGGAACGTCGGCAATTTCTCCGATGAGACCAATGCCG
Encoded proteins:
- a CDS encoding sigma-70 family RNA polymerase sigma factor encodes the protein MTQPEHTVDLRFARLYEELKRLARHKRIASEQTLNTTGIVHELYLSMVDGGDLEFEHPRQFYAYAGRAIRHMLIDRARSRERMRRGGDLQRVDLDAVSENEFAADPRRLLEIDRALDALAVTDRRAAEVFELHYFAGQTLTRIAELLGLSLRTVDRDWQFARAFLQMQLG
- a CDS encoding serine/threonine protein kinase, with protein sequence MQTTTDALRSWFDRYRAVAQSERTAWLAAQPLDPALRGDLERLIAASEHSGVLDVPIGEWMLALEEDGGGDDAIGSEIGGYRLLRALGSGGMGAVYLAERADKDFQQQVAIKFLHRGLHTPQQRSLFRRERRILASLNHPNIARLIDGGVTDGTPYLVMEYVDGTAITEHCTRSAMPLRARLGLFVSVCRAVAAAHAALIVHRDIKPANVLVSATGEVKLLDFGIAKLLDDSDFATQTARALMTLVYASPEQRRGENVTTYSDVYSLGVLLHELLLGSRPDLEGLKARPSTQATTRPESEFECGRLPSPPAALARALRGDLDNILARALAPEPAARYDGAAALADDIERHLRGEPVSAHPPSRWYRLRKFVARHRLASAVTLTLTLATLLSLALALEQGRRARFEAEQARAQAQRATTVRDVLIDILETSSADLPANQKPTPEVLAAMAEKKVLADPLLAPELRADILLTLANIHLSQRALADAQRALDAARPLLADGDRLRHARLEAQRLLLDGEAERAAALLREWLPTLEAAPQPESGDALQTLAFIEWDLGDFDAALRLLQLAAKHLEQTHGVDSLRAIEAHADVANHYASRQQWAQTEALLTPLLQRWEALGLPLNSHFTNDLVQYGYALMGLGRNQEAEHALRRSLQLRQQIFVAPHDRIANSLSALGMLAIQQGDFAAAIEHRQASLGMREALFSDPHPLLVITRIQLAGSYLAARDFAAAQAQAERAAENCATPGFDHPYCAQTALLLARIALESEQLEAAARHAARARDQAIATYGEHGAEVGRPFLVLAQVAALRGERDAALAAFERGIAELKPQSAAGRAGRLLRADALLRLGDAAGAWQDIEALGANVSQLGAIDASRYWTLYAELGAIRGDAAAVEAARAAFESPLRDRDPAWIARREAMQR
- a CDS encoding LamG domain-containing protein, yielding MKTQAVRCASPARGIGWERRLPTVLALLVLPLAGTPSAAQAACATQPPDLAAWWAGEDNALDQLGIQHAILTNGTGFAAGFVGRAFQFDGIDDQMRAGLLGGIGLTETDPLSIAAWVNSANVAATTVQVIVGNYMGEQGGSGNFSVHLRIGDGNLGFSIDQRQVAGSSVSTPISNGWHFVTATYDGNTLALYLDGQPSGSTPRGFAGSVANTRGWNVGNFSDETNAAHGFNSSFNGRLDEVMVFGRALGATEVEAIFDASSLGVCPPMIFANGFEGSGR